The nucleotide window GTCGGGCGGGAGGGGCGGGCGCGCCGGGGCATCGCTGCGCCTGCAGCTCACCCGCTCGCTCTCCACGCTGCTGGAGTCGGGCTTCCCCGTGGACCGCGCGCTCTCCGTCGCCGCCGACCTGACGGACGACGCGATGCTGCGCGGCGTGGTGCAGGCGGTGCGGCAGGACGTGCGCGCGGGGCGGCCTCTGTCGGATGCCTTCGCGGCGCACCCGCGCATCTTCCCGCCCGTGTACGTCGCCATGGTCGCGGCGGGGGAGGCGGGCGGGACGCTGGGGCCCACCTTTGGCCGCCTCGCCACGCTCCAGGAAGAGGAAGCCGAGCTCCGCTCCAGCCTGGTCTCCGCCCTGCTCTACCCCGCGCTGATGATGTTCGCGGGCGGCATGGCGGTGACGCTCCTGGTCTTCGTCGTCCTGCCGCAGTTCGCCGGCGTGCTCCAGGATGCGGGCGCAAAACTCCCGTTTACCACCCGCGTCCTCCTGGCGACGACCACTGCCGCGAGCCGCTGGGGGTGGCTGGTCGCGCTCGTCGCGGCCGCGAGCATCTGGGCGGGCGTGTACACCGTCCGCACCCCCGCCGGCCGCGCCAAGTGGGACGCGCTCCTCCTGCGCATCCCCGGCGTCGGCGACCTGATCCGCCGCGTCGCCACCGCGCGCATCGCCCGCATCCTGGGAATGCTCCTGCAGAACGGCGTCCCCCTCGTCAACTCGCTGGAGATCGCGCGCGGCACCGCGGGGAACGTGGTGCTCGCGCGCGGCCTCGGCGATGCCGTCCGCGCCGTCCGCGAGGGGAAGACGCTGGCTGCATCCGCCGGCCCCATGCTCCCCAAGCTGGCGCGGCAGATGATGTCGGTCGGCGAGGAGACGGGCACGCTGCCCGAGATGCTGCTGCGCGTGGCCACGGTGTACGACCGCGAGGTGCGCGACACCCTCAAGCGCGCCATCACGCTGGTGGAACCCACGCTGATCCTCCTGTTCGGCGCAGTCGTCGGCTTCATCGCGCTGGGCATGCTCCAGGCGATCTACAGCATCAACGCGGGCGCGCTCTGATGCGGCGCCGCGACGGCTTCACCCTGATCGAGCTGATCGTGGTGATCGCAATCATGGGCGTGATGCTCTCCGTCTCGGTCGCCGCGCTCGGCCGCACCTTTGGCCCCGAGACGACGCCCGCGGGCCTCGTCGGCGAGCTCGCCTCCGAAGCCCGGCTCCAGGCCGCGCGCCGCGAGGAGCCCATCCGCGCCACCCTCCTCTCCGACGGCAGCTACCGCCTCGCCTCCGCCCGCACCGACTCCGTCATCGGCGAAGGAAAACTGGCGATCCAGAGCGTGCAGCCGAGCCCCTGGTCCGCCACCTTCTTCCCCCTCGGCACCTCCACCCGCGCCACCCTCCGCATCCGCCTCGACGCCACCTGGCACACCATCCGCCTCGACCCCGTCACCGGCGGCGTGGAGGTTGTAGAGTAATGCTGCTCAACATCGAGATAGAGCGCGAAGACGATGTCGCCCGTGCGTGATGCCCACTGGATAGCAGTACGGGTGTACGCAGCCGGGGAGACGTCAGTTCTGCACCGCTCGAACGAGCATGAGGACCAAGTAGATGATTCCCGAGATCCCTATGATGATTCCACAACCGATCAGGATTGTGGACGGCGTCATTGATGGTCGAGGGCGCCCGCACCTGGGGCACTCGTCTGCCATCGCGGAGACTTCCCAGCCGCAGGCCGGACAGTTGATTAGAGTCACGTTCGAGCCCTGCGGTGTGTCGTTTATGCATGAACCAGTAGCGTTGCCCGTCACACACGCCCGGGCGACGCCCGTCAAAGAAGCCGCGCGGAGGACGCCCGCAGAAAAACAGCGAAATGATTTCGCCGTTTTCCGAAGACACAGCCGGCGAAGACGGGGGTTTCTCGCGCACGGTTCAAGAAGAGGTGCAGATCGCGGACCCAGATTATCCCCGGTCTATCTGCTATGCGCTCGACAGGATTCGAACCTGTGGCCTTCGCCTCCGGAGGGCGACGCTCATCCAGTTGAGCTACGAGCTTGCTCGTATCACCATTTCTGACGATGTTCGATGCATCGAGCACTCTTCAGACCTGGTGACGAGGTTCCGCCGATGCAGTTCAACATTGAGATCGAGCGCGAAGACGATGGTCGCTGGATCGCTGAGGTACCCGACATGCCCGGCGTGATGGTGTATGGCGACAACCGCGCATCCGCCGTCGCCAAAGTGCAGGCGTTGGCGCTTCGCGTTCTCGCCGAACGCCTCGAGCACGGCGAGGAAATTCCGGAGCTGCTCAGCGTCTCGTTTCTCGCGGCATGAGCATCTGGCCGAGCACGAAGGCGCGGCGTGTTCTGGCCGCGCTGCTTCGAATCGGCTGGGCGGTAAATCGTCAACAAGGCACATCTCACCGCACGCTCACCCGCGAGGGCTGGCCGGACTACGTCTTCGCTTTCCACGACTCCGATGAGGTCGGCGGACGGATGCTCGCACGGATCGCAAAGCGTACGGGCCTTAGACCGGAAGACCTGTAGGGGAAGCCGTCGCGAAACTCGCGAGCGGCTCACCCTATATTAAAGCGTGTCTTCGCTCAGCCCTCTTCGAACGCCTCACGGCTGCGGATCTAGTGGAGGAATCGTACGTCTCACAGAACGCAGTTGCGCGCGCACCTAGACACAAGTACATGCGACTATCGGCCACCACCAGGGCAGTGGAAGGTCGCCCGTTGCGCGACTTGCAGTACAACGCGCGAGGGAGTTAATGAAACCTTCCTAACCGGGTCAACAAGATACAATCCACGGGAGAGAAAAATGATCAACGGCATCGATGGAGACTTTACCGGTAGTGCTCGTCTGAACGTTTTGCTGAACACACTTGACGAATGGCGTGTCCCCCCAGGGTTCCGCTTGCGGGTTTCCCGTGTGGGATCATCGACCGAGATCGAAGCGGTTGAACTCACCCTCGACGCTTTGCGGCGCGCGCATGGATATATCCCGCGGGAGGGGCAGGGGTACTGGAGGCTTGTGGACGCGCCGGGCAAACAGGGCTATACGGCGGAGTTCCCGGTCGACCTGCGCGACAGTTACAACTTCGTTGGTCAAGACATGCACGACGAGCGCGGCTTCGCGCAAGCAGTTGTGGATCGTGGTATCCGGATGATCAAGAGCAACTCGCCGTGAGGCCAGCCCTGGCGTCCTCCTCCGGGCCTCTTCGGCTCACTCCCTACCGGGTCGTCTCCTGGACCGCGGCTTCTACCGTCCGCCCTTCCCGCCGCAGTATCGTCTCCGCAGCGTGGCGATCCGGCCCCCATCTGTCCGGGTGCGCCTTGCCCATCTCGCGCACCTCAGCGGTGAACCCGGCCAGGTGAATCCGGGCTACCGTTGACCAGGAGGGCCGCAGCGGACGACTCGGCGACGCGAGAGGTGCGAGTGCGGGTCCGCGGT belongs to Longimicrobium sp. and includes:
- a CDS encoding type II secretion system F family protein; this encodes MTAFRYRASTPEGKIVEGVLQAPSRDGVLADLRARALFPVAVEEAGDAEVSGGRGGRAGASLRLQLTRSLSTLLESGFPVDRALSVAADLTDDAMLRGVVQAVRQDVRAGRPLSDAFAAHPRIFPPVYVAMVAAGEAGGTLGPTFGRLATLQEEEAELRSSLVSALLYPALMMFAGGMAVTLLVFVVLPQFAGVLQDAGAKLPFTTRVLLATTTAASRWGWLVALVAAASIWAGVYTVRTPAGRAKWDALLLRIPGVGDLIRRVATARIARILGMLLQNGVPLVNSLEIARGTAGNVVLARGLGDAVRAVREGKTLAASAGPMLPKLARQMMSVGEETGTLPEMLLRVATVYDREVRDTLKRAITLVEPTLILLFGAVVGFIALGMLQAIYSINAGAL
- a CDS encoding type II secretion system protein, producing MRRRDGFTLIELIVVIAIMGVMLSVSVAALGRTFGPETTPAGLVGELASEARLQAARREEPIRATLLSDGSYRLASARTDSVIGEGKLAIQSVQPSPWSATFFPLGTSTRATLRIRLDATWHTIRLDPVTGGVEVVE
- a CDS encoding type II toxin-antitoxin system HicB family antitoxin codes for the protein MQFNIEIEREDDGRWIAEVPDMPGVMVYGDNRASAVAKVQALALRVLAERLEHGEEIPELLSVSFLAA
- a CDS encoding type II toxin-antitoxin system HicA family toxin produces the protein MSIWPSTKARRVLAALLRIGWAVNRQQGTSHRTLTREGWPDYVFAFHDSDEVGGRMLARIAKRTGLRPEDL